The following are encoded together in the Adhaeribacter arboris genome:
- a CDS encoding Gfo/Idh/MocA family protein: MQENYNRRKFIKSATAAGLSLGFGLKTTSGLSLDNIVPKGKRVGIIGLDTSHSTAFTKALNSPNAKPEFEGYRVVAAYPKGSNDIESSTKRIPEYTEEVKKYNVKIVDSIKKLLQEVDVVLLETNDGRPHLEQVLPVLKAGKRVFIDKPIAGSLKDTVAIFEAAKQYKVPVFSSSSLRYLASAQEVVQGKIGKVLGADTYSPATLEKTHPDLFWYGIHGVETLFTVMGTGCKSVVRYSTDSTELVVGTWQDNRIGTFRGTRTGTHDYGGTVFGEKGNVALGPYAGYDGLLVQIIKFFQTGQAPVTPEETIEIYAFMESADESKRQGGQSVTLESVLQKARAVKG; this comes from the coding sequence ATGCAAGAAAATTATAATAGGCGAAAGTTTATAAAATCGGCAACGGCAGCCGGCCTTAGTCTAGGATTCGGATTAAAAACTACATCTGGCTTAAGTTTAGATAATATCGTTCCGAAAGGAAAAAGAGTTGGAATTATTGGTTTAGATACCTCGCACAGTACCGCTTTTACCAAAGCACTGAACAGCCCAAATGCTAAGCCCGAGTTTGAGGGTTACCGGGTAGTTGCCGCCTACCCGAAAGGCAGTAACGATATAGAATCGAGTACCAAACGCATACCGGAATACACCGAAGAAGTTAAAAAATACAACGTTAAAATTGTTGATTCCATTAAAAAACTGTTGCAGGAAGTGGATGTTGTGCTGCTGGAAACCAACGACGGCCGGCCACATCTGGAGCAAGTCCTTCCCGTTCTGAAAGCTGGTAAACGAGTATTTATTGATAAACCGATTGCAGGTTCTTTAAAGGATACTGTTGCCATTTTTGAAGCCGCCAAACAATATAAAGTACCGGTTTTTTCTTCGTCTTCTTTACGGTACTTAGCCAGTGCGCAGGAAGTAGTGCAAGGCAAAATCGGGAAAGTTTTGGGGGCCGATACGTACAGCCCGGCAACTTTAGAAAAAACGCATCCGGATTTATTCTGGTACGGCATTCACGGCGTAGAAACCCTTTTTACCGTTATGGGTACCGGCTGCAAAAGCGTAGTTCGCTACTCTACCGATAGTACCGAATTAGTAGTAGGCACCTGGCAGGACAACCGGATCGGAACTTTCCGGGGTACCCGCACTGGTACCCACGATTACGGCGGCACCGTTTTCGGCGAAAAAGGCAATGTAGCGCTGGGTCCTTACGCCGGCTACGATGGTTTATTGGTTCAGATTATTAAATTCTTCCAGACCGGCCAAGCTCCGGTAACACCCGAAGAAACCATAGAAATTTACGCTTTCATGGAATCGGCCGACGAAAGCAAGCGTCAGGGAGGGCAGTCCGTTACTTTAGAGAGTGTACTGCAAAAAGCAAGAGCGGTTAAAGGTTAA
- a CDS encoding acyl-CoA thioesterase: protein MKISVENIVKSPETKLFVRFQDCDVLGHLNNVRYFDYFLNTREEHTRYYYALNLLELSKKYQANWVVTNHQIAYLRPADLGENIIIQTQLVHFDETSIVIEASMYNETRTHLKSLLWTTMRYVSSTTGRSTEHSAEVLEMLAAIQVNEVEHQPEGFQKRIAEITQVFKNAAPTKKV, encoded by the coding sequence ATGAAAATCAGTGTTGAAAATATAGTTAAATCACCTGAAACGAAACTCTTTGTCCGATTTCAGGATTGTGACGTACTGGGGCATTTAAATAACGTCCGGTACTTTGATTACTTTTTAAACACGCGCGAAGAGCATACACGCTACTATTACGCTTTAAATTTGCTAGAGCTTTCTAAAAAATACCAGGCCAATTGGGTAGTTACGAATCATCAAATTGCCTATTTGCGCCCGGCGGACTTAGGAGAAAATATTATAATTCAAACGCAACTGGTTCATTTCGATGAAACTAGTATTGTTATCGAAGCTTCTATGTATAACGAGACCCGAACGCATCTGAAATCGTTGCTTTGGACTACTATGCGGTATGTGAGTAGTACAACGGGGCGTTCTACGGAGCATTCTGCGGAGGTGCTGGAAATGTTGGCGGCCATTCAGGTAAACGAAGTAGAACATCAACCCGAAGGTTTTCAGAAACGAATTGCTGAAATTACGCAGGTGTTTAAAAATGCTGCGCCGACTAAGAAAGTTTAG
- a CDS encoding YkvA family protein — translation MENQMNTGQKISESTIFKNILSKAEEYLKKPLRVKKLLNDAYAKASQKKDVGTIAHEVWESLQILSRMIKAAVTGEYTGIPTSTLVGGIAVLLYFLSPIDFVPDFIPVLGLLDDAALLAWFMTSIKSEMDKFEEWEKGNQAQTIQNAMMSSNQPVDTSANSPKYSSTYSNTDTDNRSFSGSQATGGEINSSPQKRNEDGTLKNDDEKLVVKDFAAHDLPTESNTPDDSAIRVPSAGIGEPNVRAATTDSTRLPNSNDDDRKAGGNVR, via the coding sequence ATGGAAAATCAAATGAATACTGGTCAGAAAATTTCTGAATCAACTATTTTTAAAAACATTTTATCTAAAGCCGAAGAATATTTAAAAAAACCGCTCCGGGTAAAAAAACTTCTGAACGATGCTTACGCAAAAGCCAGCCAGAAAAAAGATGTAGGTACTATTGCGCACGAAGTTTGGGAAAGTCTTCAGATATTATCGCGCATGATTAAAGCTGCGGTTACCGGCGAGTATACCGGCATTCCGACGAGTACCTTAGTGGGAGGCATTGCGGTGTTGCTTTACTTTTTATCGCCTATTGATTTTGTACCGGATTTTATACCGGTGCTGGGCCTTTTAGATGATGCGGCTTTGTTAGCCTGGTTTATGACCAGCATAAAATCTGAAATGGATAAATTTGAAGAATGGGAAAAAGGAAACCAGGCGCAAACCATTCAGAACGCGATGATGAGCAGTAATCAACCGGTAGACACTTCTGCTAATTCGCCTAAGTACAGTTCCACTTATAGTAATACCGATACCGACAATCGGTCTTTTAGCGGTAGCCAGGCTACCGGAGGAGAAATTAACTCTTCCCCGCAAAAACGGAACGAAGATGGTACGCTTAAAAACGATGATGAAAAACTGGTAGTAAAAGATTTTGCTGCCCACGATTTACCTACTGAAAGCAATACTCCGGACGATTCCGCTATCAGAGTTCCCTCGGCAGGAATTGGTGAACCCAACGTGCGAGCTGCCACTACTGATAGTACCCGTTTGCCCAACTCCAACGACGACGACCGGAAAGCGGGAGGCAACGTGCGCTAA
- a CDS encoding C40 family peptidase — protein MKNIILGSCAVAAMSLSFFFEQVPTDKNAKLTAIETASVLPLNLPTAPTITPAINFRDTLYYNYYAQTLGVKLNYSEDKQLLATVADWLGTPYRSGAASKKGTDCSGFVTKVYQEVYGIKLTHSSRSMFQSVERIKKSAIKAGDLVFFRRGPGKPIYHVGIYLNNNKFIHSASNGGVMVSSLNQAYYARNYYAAGRVNM, from the coding sequence ATGAAAAACATTATTTTAGGAAGTTGTGCTGTTGCAGCTATGAGTTTGTCCTTTTTCTTCGAACAAGTTCCAACTGATAAAAATGCTAAATTAACTGCAATCGAAACTGCCTCAGTTCTGCCATTAAATCTACCTACTGCCCCCACTATTACACCTGCCATTAATTTTAGAGATACTCTTTACTACAATTATTACGCGCAAACTTTAGGAGTAAAATTAAATTATTCCGAAGATAAACAATTACTGGCTACCGTAGCCGATTGGTTAGGAACGCCTTACCGCAGCGGAGCTGCCTCTAAAAAAGGCACGGATTGTTCCGGGTTTGTTACAAAAGTATACCAAGAAGTTTATGGGATTAAGTTGACACATAGTTCTCGTTCTATGTTTCAGAGTGTAGAACGAATTAAAAAATCAGCGATTAAAGCCGGCGATTTGGTTTTTTTCCGGCGGGGACCAGGAAAACCTATTTACCACGTTGGTATTTACCTGAACAACAATAAATTTATTCATTCGGCCAGTAATGGCGGCGTAATGGTATCTTCTTTAAACCAGGCTTATTATGCCCGTAATTATTATGCGGCCGGTCGGGTGAACATGTAA
- a CDS encoding M48 family metallopeptidase, with product MPSSKPPISSVRVHVEEIGTVLFERSAKAKRISIRIKPLEGVRVAMPPCVSFEKAQEFLLSKKEWIKHHLQNIKTQENKRTIYNQQSSFRTFNHTLHLQAVPASFRLKARITDNTLLVTYPAHKSEEEEEVQQFIRQAIEATYRLEAKAYLPGRVAFFARKFGFTYNKVVIKNTSTRWGSCSAVNNINLNLHLMRLPEPLRDYVILHELAHTVEKNHGPRFWALLDRISGNARYLDKQMKNYRVAIF from the coding sequence GTGCCGTCTTCAAAACCACCTATTTCATCCGTTCGAGTTCATGTAGAAGAAATTGGTACCGTTTTATTCGAACGTAGCGCCAAAGCAAAACGCATTAGTATTCGTATTAAACCTTTAGAGGGAGTGCGGGTAGCCATGCCTCCCTGCGTAAGTTTTGAAAAAGCCCAGGAGTTTTTACTCAGCAAAAAAGAATGGATAAAACACCACCTGCAAAACATAAAAACTCAGGAAAATAAACGCACCATTTACAATCAACAATCGTCTTTCCGCACGTTTAATCACACGTTGCACTTACAAGCAGTACCGGCCAGTTTCCGTCTTAAAGCCCGGATTACGGATAACACCTTACTGGTAACGTACCCGGCGCATAAATCAGAAGAAGAGGAAGAAGTACAGCAATTTATCCGGCAAGCCATAGAAGCCACTTATCGCCTGGAAGCTAAGGCGTATTTACCTGGTCGGGTAGCTTTTTTTGCCCGCAAGTTTGGATTTACCTACAACAAAGTAGTTATAAAAAATACCAGCACCCGTTGGGGCAGTTGCTCCGCCGTAAATAACATAAATTTAAATCTTCACCTGATGCGGCTACCAGAACCTTTGCGCGATTACGTAATTCTACACGAACTAGCCCATACCGTTGAAAAAAACCACGGCCCTCGTTTCTGGGCCTTGCTCGACCGGATCAGTGGCAATGCCCGCTACTTAGACAAACAAATGAAAAACTACCGGGTAGCTATCTTTTAA